A window of Nicotiana tabacum cultivar K326 chromosome 24, ASM71507v2, whole genome shotgun sequence contains these coding sequences:
- the LOC107810542 gene encoding transcription factor MYB106-like — protein MGRSKCCDKQGLKKGPWTPEEDRKLLSCIEEHGCGSWRALPAKADLQRCGKSCRLRWINYLRPDIKRGKFSLQEERTIIQLHALLGNRWSAIAAYLPSRTDNEIKNYWNSRLKKRLTKMGIDPMTHKPKITNNINGSSNDQSKYVANLSHMAEWESARLEAEARLVRRSKDHSKYLFNNTRNNNNKNNNYVVSQPYYQLPCLDILKAWQRASTKLPTTNDISSILLDGFANKNLESSIPSTLNSSENLFVNNVPCITKVGDQNLPLSTITCLENPCPTKDVQTDLPSFMQEFSELFDPEYTQNSANNFTGIQVDNFMGSCSGDFEDNKFNWNNFPYLVTSPIGSPVF, from the exons ATGGGAAGGTCCAAGTGCTGTGATAAACAAGGTTTGAAGAAAGGGCCATGGACACCAGAAGAAGACCGAAAACTCTTGTCTTGCATTGAGGAACATGGTTGTGGTAGCTGGCGTGCTTTGCCTGCTAAAGCTG ATCTGCAGAGGTGTGGGAAGAGTTGTAGGCTTAGATGGATCAATTATCTAAGGCCAGATATCAAgagaggaaagttcagtttacaAGAAGAAAGAACTATAATTCAGCTTCATGCTCTTCTTGGAAACAG ATGGTCAGCAATAGCAGCTTATTTGCCTAGCAGAACAGACAACGAGATAAAAAACTATTGGAACTCACGTTTGAAAAAGAGATTAACAAAAATGGGCATTGATCCAATGACTCACAAGCcaaaaatcacaaacaacattaaTGGTAGCTCAAATGATCAATCTAAGTATGTTGCAAACCTTAGTCATATGGCTGAATGGGAAAGTGCAAGACTTGAAGCAGAAGCAAGACTTGTTCGTAGATCAAAAGATCACTCTAAATACCTCTTCAATAACACtcgcaacaacaataacaaaaacaataaTTACGTCGTTTCGCAACCTTATTATCAACTTCCTTGTCTTGACATATTAAAAGCATGGCAAAGAGCAAGCACAAAATTACCAACAACAAATGACATTAGTTCTATTCTTCTTGATGGTTTTGCTAACAAAAACCTCGAATCATCGATACCATCAACGTTAAATTCCTCGGAGAATTTGTTCGTGAACAATGTACCATGTATTACAAAAGTTGGTGACCAAAATCTTCCTTTGTCTACAATCACTTGTTTGGAAAATCCTTGCCCAACAAAAGATGTCCAAACAGACCTTCCAAGTTTTATGCAAGAGTTCTCAGAGCTATTTGATCCTGAATAtacacaaaattcagcaaataaTTTTACTGGAATACAAGTGGACAATTTTATGGGAAGCTGCTCAGGGGATTTTGAAGATAACAAGTTTAATTGGAACAACTTTCCTTATTTGGTCACTTCACCAATTGGTTCTCCAGTATTCTGA